The Juglans regia cultivar Chandler chromosome 16, Walnut 2.0, whole genome shotgun sequence nucleotide sequence GTCCAGTGAATAATTAAGATAGCTAAATCAAGTAAAACTAGGGCTCCTAAACATGATCTAATTACTTTCGAtttaagaaacataaaaaaagtGATTTAGTGGTAATTTGGGGCCCTTCTTGACTTTCTTAATCAGATATAAAAGTATTTGGAGAGGCCACCCTCCCCTTCTTATAAACCAAATTAGCTAGAAAAGGATTTAATTTCTCAGGGGACATGTCATGTTCAAGAGCCATTCATCAATAATTACTTTGTTTCGTAGCACATAAAACTCATGCATGGCGTGTCTATCCTTATCTGTGGTGCCAATcgatgagttgagttcttgtcagcacactacaagaaataacgcattttccagcgattttactatcgccgcaaaaaaaatcgctgcaattaaccCTTATTTGCGGCAATTCTCTTATTGTCGctgaaatctaaagcaatgaaTAAGAAATCTGATGTTGCAATTACTGTTCActcatttgcggcgattatttgatcttttgcggcgattaaaaaatcgccgcaaaatatATCAGAAACTGTAGCCATATTTTAATTGTGGCGAATGGGAAAATCTCCATGATAGCTaattttgcggcgaataaaaaaCGCTGGAAATAGTCTTCTAGAAAATTTAGGCCTTTCCCAACGATTTTAATATCgttgcaacaaaaataccacTAATAAACATTATTACCAACGATTTCTAAGTCGCTGCTTGCTTTCCTTCTCAAATTTTTCAACtgatggaaaagaaattacttttactttttgcagcgattttaatatcgtcgcaaattgaacaacaaagaCTATTTGCGACAAAAATATTCACCGTATTTTCGCCGCAAGAGcatatctaataaattatatactattagcGGCAAATCAAAATCACCggaaaagtgaaattaaatttaaacaacccGCCTTACcatttccctcatttctttccctctccttcccaatccctcttctccctcaacccacGCTGTAGCATcctgtattttagtatatttttattgaatgattacttttattttattcaaaaatttattctcttattttaaattggttggatttttaatgagtttatttttatgattttaatttggtgaaaattatttttatgtgctttcttaatatttatttattgttatgcatttaaattttttttcatatttacttaattactgtggtatttaattatttcaatttgactttaccattacgtttaaattattatatttaacttgtggttttgaaatcgtttccgttggatcatttttgtgacccaaattatgagaattggacctcatctcttttccctccatttttttttcctctccttttcttttctctttcttttctttttccttatttctccttcggttctcttcccgcgcgcgacccagctccccctccctctctccgtccgtttccttcttcaccacccagcgccgccgtgagaCGGCGGTGGCCGTCACCGCCCAGCCCGTCAGCTTCCCCAGCCGCCGGCGaccctaccccaccaacctcagctccattcgcgccgccgttagccaccacgagcccattgaagccgcgacactctttccgccgctgcgccgccgtcgcaccaccattggccaccatcttctcaccacttcattctcgacttcctagcaacccattgtacccaaccccacctccgatccgtcaccggtgaagcacaaccaactcCATTGccgattttggtgtttttggccTTCTACCGCCTCCCACGCCGCCActcacggccaaccttcaccaccactaatttcaccgacctccctaggccctaccctatcaattttgggtctttgtttgcctccgttgaaaagtgagtATTTGTGACCCGGCATAGATCAATACCAACGATTTTGgtgttctgcagctgttttcCCAGCGGTTAAAACATCGCCGAAAAAGGTCAATACCAGCGATTTTGTGTCGCCACAACTGAGGtcacaaaaccaaaaattcaattgcagcgatgtttaaatcgctggtattgatcTATGCCGGCGCACTTTTAATCgccggaaaagatatttcaaagTCATTTAGTTAATTGTGGCGATTTCAAAAAATCGCTGGGATTGACCTTTTCCGGCGATGTTTCCTCTTTTTGCGACAACGttaaatcgctggaattaaTATTTCCCAACGATTAACAACTGAATCGCATCGTGCAATTGCGGCGATAGAgatactatttgcggcgaataaatatcgctgggaaaaaaaatatttgcttgcgatttttggcttccgttggagtagatcaaaagtggagatttaataccggcgaacttacagcgatttataaatcgctgggatAGGTGAGAGGCGGCGATTTTGTTAGTTTTGCCAACAAATGTGAATCGCCGGTAAAGGTGATTCTCCTTGTAGTGGCATGCTAATCACGACATATTAATATGGTCGTAATCAACCATTAATTTTCCTAGGAATTTTCCATTTAATCCACGAGACCCAAaggaatatataaatattttaccatctatatataattatatttatatatttttttttttaaagtttaactTATCTTAAACTTTTGCTTTTAACAACCTTTTCGGTTTTAGGCGTGCTAAACTTTTGTTTGTATCCATTAAGGGAAGGAAAAAGCTTTGTATGTTTTtgaatctagctagctaggtggcACACCCTCcttgtgaaatcaccacttgtcccaaaagcttaaactgatgggaagaggtagattttattatttattttatatcttaacacttccCCTCACTTGTGGGCTAGACTTCTTCTCAATAAGTAGGTCTaacaagtgaaatatttaattaaattaggtCAAGTGTAGCGTCAGggttcgaactcaggacctttgctctgataccatgtgaaatcaccatttgtcctaaaagtttaagctaatgggaagaggtagattttattatttattttatatcgtAAGTCCTCTGTCACTCTTCAACAAAAAGTGCATGACTACAAATGATCAAGAAGAGAAGATAACTTTGGCAGCGCTTTTAGAAGGAGTATGACCTCGGTCCCAGTTCATTGCAAAATTGGCAAGGAGAACTCCCGTCACACTGAAAGAGTTCATAGATCAAGCTGACAACTTCATCAACGCTGAAGATACTCTTCCTTAGGATGatagttaattatttatatatatatatatataattcatgcaTGAACCCAAAAATGGGTGTACGTGGTATCCTGCTTCTTGTTCATATATTTCCGTTTTCGtgcacttatatataataacgccatttttctcttttggttcGAAGCTTAAATTTGGCATGCAATTGATGACGTCTACTCTATATACATGATATACCTGCATCTTGACGcaattgatcatgatcatgatcaattcGAGAATTAGGTGATCTGCATGGGGATCATGACTGACTCTTGTAATTTTAATGCCTTTTTTTTAGACTTTAACAAATTAAACCCActtttgttctaaaaaaaacccactttcgatatacacacacacacactaataTTTTCCCTGATCTCAAAGAAATTGCCCTTGATTTTCCAGAGGAATATTCTACGTTTAATAATTTAGGTAAATGCCAAAAACCAGATGATGATCACATGGATATATAGATCAGAAGCTGCATGCAgcttcttattatatatatatatatatatatatatgtaaataattaataatattgataattaaGCAATATTGTTGAGGCAGACCGACCAGAATGAATTGATGTATTATATGATCTTTATGATGATGGACCCTTAATTCAAACCCCCCATGCCTTCATGTCTTCCTCATTTGTTCTACTTTGTCATCGGCTGCatattatatgctaattaaTCTTACTTGCCTCCTGCTCCCTATGATCTATATATTAAAccgtcaaaaaataaataaatggtatATATTTACTATACATCCCATGATAAATTAAATCGtgtaaagtttgaaaaatgcattgttatgtgtgtgcgcgcgcgcgcttAAAAGACTTATGCATGCGTAATTTTCTGTACAATACTTTCATATATCCTATTTTCATCGCACGGATTTGAtgtattgattattattattcattaatatcttcatatatatcaacttttaatttttaaaataacaaattcaaaAGTTGATGGATAATATCACATTTATGCAATAAGATTAGTGAGTAATATTTGAGCTCTTTTATTCATCATcgatccatacaccacacaccacagtactcgattttttttatttttttatttttttttgtgatactTAACTaaatgaattattctattcatcattcatacaccacagatatggtaagaaaaaaaaattatatgtggtATGTAGTACAGGAATGAtgagtcactacaagaaaaaatggTTTTTCCAGAACTCAAAATCGACGCTTATACATACATTAATCGCCGTATATGATCAATTCTGGCAATTTCTACCTCGCTGCGTGTTCGACGAAATAAAGAtgtctttatttttcataatatttttctaaaatttatgtATTACCTTCTTTGGCCTGGAGACTGAAGCTTTGGGTGTGGGCAGGGTTGTGGGTCTTGGTGAAGGTGTGGGAAGGGCTGTGGATTTCTCAGACTTGAGAGATATATGCCATTTTAAATTTCTGGGTATTCTTCAAGAGTGCAGTTCCCAATCGATCGAGTGCCAAAATTAATTTCACACTGGCCAATCATGAAAAGCCATGTAAGCCTCCCACAAAATTTCCTCTTGAACCCGCATACAGGTGATCACCAATttgtttctctccctctccttcgtCCTTCTTTtgctccctctccctcccccatcTGCACTCGACGGACAACGCCCCTAAAAAAAGTCTCACCCCAATCTGCAATCGACGGACGACGCCCCTAAGAAAGTCCCTCCCCCAACTGCAATCGAGTTTCTTTGccccaaaataaaaatccctCCCCTACCTGCAATCGAGCTTCCTTGTTACCTCCTCTGTTATTCTCCTTTTCTCTCCTTTCACTTATAAAAGTTGTGTTTTCATCTACAGCACTACAAAATCTATGTATAGAAGGGAGACAGCAGCATTGAGTGTATCGAATTGGCCGGACAAACATTTGGATTTAgtccattatttttcacttatccACCACTCATTTAGTGCCGAagtacaaattaaatatataacaaatgcTATAACCTGTGACAAACAACAGCCATGCACGATGAGTCAATGTCCAGAATCCACATCCCCAACTCTTGAAGCAACATCTGAATTAAATTTGGACCTATCTCAGTAAACCAAAAAAGCATCTTCTTCCCATCCCCAAAAGAAGATTGATTAACACCATCCGCACCAATCTTAAATCTGAAACTTGTCTCGTCAACCCTCTTAATCCTCACACCCTTCTATTTCATTAACTTTGCTGCCATATACACAAAATGAATTCCATCTTAAGGCAAAACCACTTTCCTCGAGTCGTCCATCATTGCTATGATCTTGGACAATAAACCATCAACCCAGAATTTCTCGACAGAAGATAAACCTCGaacataaaaaagtttaaaactcTTCCCAACATAGAAATATTTATAGGTGGGATCAATGGTCTTGAGAAATAGGTCACTACGAACAATAAGGGTACggggagaaggagaagagaaaagagaggaggaaagagggaaaaaaaagaggGGTTTACGTGCATCTATGCTTATTGTAATCTCAATAAGTTGCCGACGTGTTTATTTTTCATTGGTGGGTGTGAAAACAAAAGATACACCTGATTGGCTTCAAAGTTTTTCCATTCTTCAAAGGCAAAGAGTTGAGAATATTCATAATTATCacgaattttgagaaataagttATGACAATAATATGATAAATCCATTCTTCAAAGGCAAAGAGTTGAGAATATTCATGATTATCACGAATTCCGAGAAAGAAGTTCTGACAATAATATgacaaattaggaaaaaaaaatccaagcaaaatggttttatatattttttttaaatgctttctAAGAAAAAACTTAATTCATGTATCGAGCTAAATAGATTTCAACTCGtcttaattttttccttttggtacGTATTACATGAGCAGAATATGATGTCAATAATGGAGAGAAATAATCGCTCGCTTTCAATATTTCtagataaataatatgaaacaAATGAAAATCGTTCGATATATAATTgaagaccatatatatatgcatctatTCCCGCAAAGAGAGGTTCTTCAACTTCTCCTTCATCACTTgctgccgagagagagagagagagagagagagagagtagataTATTCATTTCCCAACTcattgaaaaagaattttggaaaatatttagtttacaaattttttttttataaaaataaacttacaaattaacataaaatgttatattataaaattatatttattataaaatctaaagtattatatcatattaatttatgaatttaattttataaaatctctttaaattaggatatttctcttaaaagaaCTTCCAGTACAGCTTCTTCAGTTCTTTTATGTGAGATTTAATATTGGAGAGACAAAGTTCTGCACCAAGTTGCCAACTGATCGATCCAGTGGGAATATGCATGCTTGATTTCACAAGTAGCCAGTGGGAATAGTACTGATGGATCGAGAAGTACTTCTAACCACTCCACTTCATAGGGGGTTGAAAATGGAGGGttgaagattttattaaaaatttaacgcactcttaattaatatcatattgCAGATAACATAAATCACAGCAAGCATtaatacattttatttgatgatcatcatcacaCTTACACACTTAagtaagatatatattttacgTAAATAAAAGCCCATGCGTGCAATATTTAGGGAATCTTCTTCCATAGCtaattccttttttcttttttcttggcatcttattttttacttatttataagtTGCCGTACTGATATATTATCTTACACGTACGAAGTCCCTAATAAATTGCACTGtccttcttaattaattaattctcaCTCGTGATAAATACTAACATCTGGTGTTTGCTGATCAAATTCTTCTGCAAATGCTCTTTCTTTAGAACTGTGGACATGATCATCAGTGTAAGCTGAGACATTAGGTCTGGGTTCGAAGTCCTTGATAAACTTCTTCTCTGATTCATGACCAACATCATTATCGCCATCGTATGCTGAGACATTTGGTCTAGGCTCGAAATCCTTGACAAAACGCTGCttgtgatgatcatgatcagcttTATGCTTGAAATCCTCGACAAGCTGGTCTAATTTGTTGATCTCTGCTCCCAGCTCAGGCGTGTGACAGTCATCGGCATTCttgttgagttgagatggtgaggAATCCAGAGGAACAAGGACTTGAAGTGCTTCCGGCTTGGGCTCTTCTTTCATAACACTAATCCAATATTCTCCAAGATCCTTTCTTGCTTCTATGCTATGATCTGCAGCAATCTGCTCcgcaaaatatacaaaagaaaactcagaaattattattttatctagaactgcatctaattaatatatattcaaacacaggactgaaataattaatttccttACCAAGAGAACTGAGAAGAtcaaggccatcacgagccatGCAATACGAGAATTCATCATGTCTGTTGGATCTATAAATGTAGCGCAGCTCGTACGTACAAAGCTCTTGTTAATGATATTGTTTTGTTATCTGCATATATAGAGCACCTATATGTTCTTGGTATTTATAGACAGCATTCGAAGAGAATCATTCGTGTCTTTGAAAAGGATTGAAATCCTCAGGACTCGCGATGAGGAGCACCGCATTGAACCTAATCTACTGATCAATGATTATATAGAACTGgtattattctattaatatttagaCTATTACGAATGATGGCCGGGGAAGTGGAACCATTGcttttgattttggaaaaacGGGTCTTATATTTGAGATTGGTTGACAAAATTTTGCAAAGGATGGGATGaagtcattaattttctttatattaataaaagagacGAAGGAATCGTAAATTTAATCGTTACATATATATGACAAACACATGTTGTGAAAGAAAACAATGTGTCATGGaagataattacaaaaaaaatatatatcttagtATGCAATTATTTACGTTGTACAATAAGATTGTAGATGCCAacaacaaattcaaattaaagaaaaatacccACATTCATTGCTATTTTATCTCTACTAGGCCGAGAGCATGACATGTTCGTGAGGATTAGAATCCACAAAACTGATCAGTTGAATTACAAGttaatcagaaaaaataaataaatagaaaggcAAAAGTGGTTTTTAAAGTATGGCCGTaagcattattattttgaaagtcAGAATAGACAAAAGAGGCATGATTGccaaaaaataatgacaaataaTCACAAGTTTTAGGTgattaacacacacacacacacatatataaatatatatatatatatatatatatacactcaaAAGGCCGGGTGATAAAAATCCCAGTGAATATTCCAAACAAGTTACCATTTatcgttgttttttttttttttttgggtaagatttagtgttagaaaaaaaaaaaaaaaaccaaggacTACAAATCTGATCTTCCCCGGAGGAGGCTCCTGTTCCCTCTCCATTCCCTCATTCCTCCATCCATCCACCTTGTTAATCAagttagttctttttttttttttagttttattttgcttcattcaaggccgaaaaagaaagatttacaGCTTTCTAGCAATTCCTGAGAGACACGTGCAGTACAAGCAGACTCCTAGGCCGCAAATTGTTTAGAGGAAAGTGGCACTTTTGCGAAAATCACTGTGCGTGGTCCTCACGCTCCACCCACATCTACGCGTAGTCCTCAGGCTCCACTCCTTCCGGTAACTCTTCTCGCCACACTAGCCAGATCACCGGACTCGCTACCACCAGATCTTTCAGTTCTGACCTTTGTggctgaaaagagacaagcGTGTTACCTTCACGCGCCATCACAGATTTCGAATCTATCGAAGTTGGTTCAAACTATAATATGTTCTTTTTTGTATCTATCTTACTACTTTCCTTTTTggtttccttattgttaattaaaataaaaaagaatttgtcTCTCGAACTTTTGTCAATATAGGTTGAGTCCTCTCTTTCTATGCAGGGTGAgttgagtctctgtttaggCGGAGAATGTTGTCTCTTTGACGTTCATCTGTAGATAGTATCAGCGATAATGAAAACCAGACCAATCACAAAAGGAATAGTATACTAGTGGAGCtccaaatacattattttagtttatgatgTAATGTTTTATATGAAAACATCCCATAATATATCCGGTCATGGATGTAAGTttcttgatgaatgaatgatgacatcttcccttaaaaaaaaaagtgttaggATTGCTATTAAGACATATGGCCAACATAATTTGTTGAACCTATTAATGGATTTGCTCCTTTCGGCCAACCCTCAAGGAAAAAGTAAGTGTTAAAATTCCTTGCGTCGTCCTATGATCATCACCTTTTCTTGTTCGGTTTCAATGAAAATATCTCAACAATTAATTGAGTAAATTGTACGTACAAATAAACATCaaacatgttttaaatcatGGCCGACTAATTAAGGTATATATAATACTCtagcaaaataaatattatattacaaaagaaataatagtttGAAGTGGAGGGGATGGATGGagtatattttttccatttaaaacttttcttttctttcttttttttcttttcgattTGGGGAGGTACAGGCGCACATGAGGGTGTAACATTAATCGTGTTTAGTCCACCACATTATGATGATCGATAGAGATTAAAGGATCAACCAAAATGATTGACCTGTGGGGAAatagtattataaaaataaaagttagatATAAAGCAAGATTCTCATCaattatatcttaaaatattcattactttaaatattattttattaataatcttACAATTTGAtcacatttttctctctctttcattagAATATTCAAAGCCCAAGTCctcattaaaacaaaatcagTAATCTTTCGTTTTTAGCAGTTGTAAGTATCAAATTAACCTCTTAAAAATTTGCATAAAACATAATTCACTTcatatgtctattttttttatattttaaattttaaaaaaattaatacaagttTCAAGAGATATTAACCAGGCACGTAGTTAACTAACAGAAATATCAATCTCAATCTCCAGtgattaattaagatttaagATAGCTAAATGAAGTAAAATGGCTCCTAAACATCTAATTACTTTCGAtttaagaaacataaaaaagtgATTTAGTGGAGACAAATCAAGAACCCTAGAATTAAGGAGGACAATAAATAATGCAATAATTGATATTGGTGATCCCAACTTGTGGTATTTTGGGGCCCTTCTTGACTTTCATAATCATATAAAAACTAATTGTAGTGGCCACCCTCCACTTCTTATAAACCAAATTTGctagaaaatgatttaatttattaggGGACATGTCATGTTCAAGAGCCATTCATCAATAATTACTTTGTTTTGTAGCACATGAAACACATGCATGGCGTGTCTATCCTTATCTGTGGTGCCAATCGATCGATTTGAGTTCTTGTCAGCATCCTAATCACGACATATTAATATGGTCGTAATCAACCATTAATTTTCCTAGGAATTTTCCATTTAATCCACGAGACCCAAaggaataaatattttactatctatatataattatatttatatttttttgtttaatttatcttaattaaacttttgctTTTAACAACCTTTTCGGTTTTAGGCGTGCTAAACTTTTGTTCATATCCACTGAGGGAAGGAAAAAGCTTTGTATGTTTTCGAATCTAGGAGGCACACCCGATCCTCTGTCACTATTCAACAAAGAGCGCATCAATCACTACAGACGATCAAGACAAGAAGATAA carries:
- the LOC109014538 gene encoding organ-specific protein P4-like; the encoded protein is MMNSRIAWLVMALIFSVLLIAADHSIEARKDLGEYWISVMKEEPKPEALQVLVPLDSSPSQLNKNADDCHTPELGAEINKLDQLVEDFKHKADHDHHKQRFVKDFEPRPNVSAYDGDNDVGHESEKKFIKDFEPRPNVSAYTDDHVHSSKERAFAEEFDQQTPDVSIYHE